One genomic segment of Tripterygium wilfordii isolate XIE 37 chromosome 9, ASM1340144v1, whole genome shotgun sequence includes these proteins:
- the LOC120006240 gene encoding probable E3 ubiquitin-protein ligase EDA40, with protein MGVGVASSKLKKAAWKMVVTACGSFSMKTPPPVDPVAIDPTILGSSSESPPLSRNVSEEEEDAERVSTPTSITNNSKPNSKNLCAICLDPLRYSSGGRPGQAIFTAQCSHAFHFECISSNVRHGSITCPICRAHWTQLPRNLNPPCNQSDPIFQILDDSIATFRVHRRSLLRSARYDDDDPIETDHTATASHSRLDLFLTPVAPTLGQPYSFHHPNCLHSSLQLNGMRNSHYHHQKHHQTPFLHPASSRRPASLSVKLAHQPATDLVVVASTNGPHLRLLKQSMALVVFSLRTIDRLAIVTYSSSAARVFPLRRMTSCGKRAALQVIDRLFYMGQADPDEGLKKGIKILEHRSHKNPHSCVLHLSDSPTRSYHGMSMQLPIPIHRFHVGFGFGTSNGFVMHEFEDFLARVLGGVIRDVQLRIIEEQRIIRLGELKGDEERRIYLEMGERGQVHVEYSYVEGGDDFITTGETVVSIGNKREAKGAGSEAVSARDVNVIGGRNSSVETWDYHHPHMARRWAKHLHGYRI; from the exons atgggGGTAGGAGTAGCATCTTCAAAGCTGAAAAAAGCAGCATGGAAGATGGTAGTGACAGCATGTGGCTCCTTCTCCATGAAAACGCCTCCTCCTGTGGACCCTGTAGCTATTGATCCCACC ATCTTGGGTTCTTCGTCAGAGTCTCCCCCACTGTCCAGAAATgtatcagaagaagaagaagatgctgAAAGAGTCTCCACTCCTACCAGCATCACCAACAACAGCAAGCCCAATTCTAAG AACCTTTGTGCAATATGTCTGGATCCTCTGCGTTACAGCTCAGGCGGCAGGCCAGGGCAGGCTATATTCACTGCCCAATGCTCTCATGCGTTTCATTTTGAATGCATCTCATCCAATGTCCGCCATGGAAGCATCACCTGTCCTATTTGCCGAGCCCATTGGACCCAGCTGCCCCGCAACCTAAACCCTCCTTGCAACCAGTCTGATCCAATTTTCCAAATCCTTGATGACTCCATCGCCACTTTTCGGGTCCACAGGCGCTCTCTCCTGCGCTCTGCTcgatatgatgatgatgaccccATTGAGACGGATCACACTGCTACTGCTAGTCATTCCCGCCTTGATCTCTTCCTTACACCTGTGGCTCCAACATTGGGACAGCCGTATAGCTTTCATCATCCTAATTGCCTACATTCATCTTTGCAATTGAATGGGATGAGGAACTCACACTATCATCACCAAAAACATCATCAAACACCTTTCCTCCATCCTGCATCGAGTAGGAGACCTGCATCTCTCTCGGTAAAACTAGCACATCAGCCAGCCACAGATTTGGTTGTGGTAGCAAGCACCAATGGTCCACACCTGAGACTTCTCAAGCAGTCTATGGCATTGGTGGTTTTCTCCCTGCGGACCATTGATCGTTTAGCCATTGTGACTTACTCGTCTTCTGCAGCTCGTGTCTTCCCCCTTAGGCGAATGACATCCTGCGGGAAGCGAGCAGCCTTACAAGTCATTGACCGTCTTTTCTACATGGGGCAAGCAGATCCAGATGAAGGGTTGAAGAAAGGGATAAAGATACTTGAACATCGCTCCCACAAGAATCCTCACTCCTGTGTATTGCATCTGTCTGACAGTCCAACAAGATCATACCATGGCATGAGCATGCAACTGCCCATCCCCATCCATAGGTTCCACGTGGGATTTGGCTTTGGCACTTCAAATGGGTTCGTCATGCATGAATTCGAAGACTTCTTAGCAAGAGTATTGGGAGGTGTTATTCGCGATGTGCAGTTGAGAATTATTGAGGAACAAAGGATCATACGACTCGGAGAGCTAAAAGGAGATGAGGAGAGGAGGATTTATTTGGAGATGGGCGAGCGCGGACAGGTTCATGTGGAATATAGTTATGTTGAGGGTGGTGATGATTTCATCACAACCGGAGAAACTGTGGTGTCCATAGGCAACAAGAGAGAAGCAAAGGGTGCTGGTTCAGAAGCCGTTTCAGCAAGGGATGTGAACGTTATTGGTGGGAGAAATAGCAGTGTAGAAACCTGGGATTACCATCACCCTCATATGGCTAGAAGATGGGCAAAGCACTTACATGGCTATAGGATTTGA
- the LOC120006242 gene encoding uncharacterized protein LOC120006242: MIVILQQRRPNSLCIMERKGMDRRQKKKRGREGKDKTEQYSLEKSAKRQEDGHDDRDSNMIRLEDKPPSLHVFDFPWLKDGMISETWEEEWINIEDSFSSSLKEMEMKMEMERVEYLCEECLYESAATCAASLEKLEEMNGWDWGLDMESVDSIWNYFLNQPLEGGATA, translated from the exons ATGATCGTCATTCTTCAGCAAAGGAGACCAAACAGTCTGTGTATCATGGAAAGAAAAG GAATGGATAGGcggcagaagaagaagagaggaagagaagggaaagacaAGACAGAACAATATTCCTTGGAGAAGAGTGCAAAGAGGCAGGAGGATGGTCATGATGATCGTGATAGCAATATGATCAGGTTGGAAGATAAACCACCATCATTGCATGTTTTTGATTTCCCATGGCTGAAAGATGGTATGATATCGGAAACATGGGAAGAAGAGTGGATTAATATTGAAGACTCATTCTCATCATCTCTCaaagagatggagatgaagatggagatggagagagTGGAATATTTATGTGAGGAATGTTTGTATGAAAGTGCAGCCACTTGTGCAGCATCCCTGGAAAAGCTTGAGGAGATGAATGGGTGGGACTGGGGATTGGATATGGAGAGTGTGGATAGCATTTGGAACTACTTCCTCAACCAACCATTAGAAGGAGGTGCAACTGCCTAA
- the LOC120006239 gene encoding probable galacturonosyltransferase 4: MKLRKLVVGMMFVTVIAPIALFTVRFNSSSPTNELNEEVSAFSFPGGDPTHLNVLPQESSVTLKEPVGIVYSDNNTPSAAGHNSDLDSDLLLSPPKEHKSSRFLHTTDDEDQSHTVNPIREVTDATELSTIINNPGNEEKRASEIIDTKHEQQSGGHVDEKESIKAETEKQTHQTAVSDARVRHLRDQLIRAKVYLSLPATKSNPQFIRDLRGRIKEVQRALGDATKDSDLPKNANEKLKAMEQLLDKGKQLQDECAAVVKKLRAMLHASEEQLRVHRKQTLFLTQLTAKTLPKGLHCLPLRLTSEYYNLNSSQRGFPNQEKLEDPQLFHYALFSDNVLAAAVVVKSTISNAKHPSNHVFHIVTDRLNYAAMRMWFLVNPPGKATIQVQNIEEFTWLNSSYSPVLKQLGSPSIIDYYFRAHRANSDPNLKYRNPKYLSILNHLRFYLPEIYPKLNKILFLDDDIVVQKDLSGLWSIDMKGNVNGAVETCGENFHRFDRYLNFSNPLISKNFDPRACGWAYGMNIFDLEEWKRQNITDVYHTWQKLNHDRQLWKLGTLPPGLITFWKRTYPINRYWHVLGLGYNPSVSQREIERAAVVHYNGNLKPWLEIGLPKYRSYWTKYVDYDKAFIRECNINP; encoded by the exons ATGAAGTTGAGGAAATTGGTTGTCGGCATGATGTTTGTCACAGTTATTGCTCCTATTGCTCTCTTCACTGTTCGATTCAACTCTTCCTCTC CTACGAATGAACTCAATGAAGAAGTCTCCGCATTC AGTTTTCCTGGCGGCGATCCCACTCACCTGAACGTCCTTCCGcaa gAATCCTCCGTAACCCTTAAAGAACCTGTTGGGATTGTGTACTCAGACAACAATACTCCATCTGCTGCTGGGCACAACTCCGATTTGGACTCAG ATTTGCTCTTATCCCCTCCAAAGGAGCATAAATCCAGCAGGTTCTTGCACACTACAGATGATGAGGATCAATCACATACCGTTAATCCCATCAGAGAGGTCACTGATGCTACTGAACTGAGCACCATTATCAACAATCCTGGCAATGAGGAGAAAAGGGCCTCGGAAATTATT GATACGAAACATGAGCAGCAATCTGGTGGCCATGTTGATGAGAAAGAATCCATTAAAGCAGAAACTGAGAAGCAGACTCATCAAACAGCTGTATCTGATGCCCGTGTACGGCATCTCAGGGATCAGCTCATTAGGGCAAAGGTGTACCTGTCTCTTCCGGCCACAAAAAGTAATCCCCAGTTCATAAGGGATCTTCGGGGGCGGATAAAGGAAGTTCAACGGGCACTAGGGGATGCAACAAAAGATTCAGATCTGCCGAAGAA TGCGAACGAGAAACTGAAGGCAATGGAACAATTATTGGACAAAGGGAAGCAACTTCAAGATGAATGTGCTGCTGTTGTGAAGAAGCTTCGTGCTATGCTTCATGCAAGTGAAGAACAGCTCCGAGTGCACAGGAAGCAGACCCTGTTCTTGACTCAATTAACTGCCAAGACTCTCCCTAAAGGTCTGCATTGTCTCCCCTTGCGGCTTACATCTGAGTATTATAACTTGAATTCTTCTCAACGAGGCTTCCCTAATCAAGAGAAATTAGAAGACCCTCAGCTATTCCATTATGCACTGTTCTCGGACAATGTACTGGCAGCAGCAGTCGTAGTAAAGTCAACTATTAGTAATGCTAAG CACCCTTCAAACCATGTTTTCCACATTGTTACTGACAGGCTCAATTATGCCGCAATGAGAATGTGGTTTCTAGTAAATCCACCTGGCAAAGCCACCATTCAGGTGCAGAACATTGAAGAATTTACGTGGTTAAATTCTAGTTATAGTCCTGTCCTCAAGCAGCTCGGTTCCCCCTCCATCATAGACTATTACTTTAGAGCACATCGGGCGAATTCTGATCCAAATCTGAAGTATCGAAACCCAAAATACTTATCTATCCTGAACCATCTTCGTTTTTACTTGCCAGAGATCTACCCAAAACTTAACAAAATATTGTTCTTGGATGATGATATAGTGGTGCAAAAGGATCTTTCTGGtctttggtctattgacatgaAGGGCAATGTCAATGGTGCTGTAGAGACTTGTGGAGAAAATTTCCATCGTTTTGATCGGTATTTGAACTTCTCAAATCCTCTAATCTCAAAAAATTTTGACCCTCGAGCTTGTGGATGGGCATATGGAATGAATATTTTCGATTTGGAGGAGTGGAAGAGGCAAAACATCACAGATGTGTACCACACTTGGCAGAAGCTG AATCATGACAGACAGTTGTGGAAGTTGGGTACCCTGCCTCCAGGTCTCATAACTTTCTGGAAGCGTACATATCCCATCAATCGATATTGGCATGTCCTTGGGCTTGGCTACAACCCGAGTGTGAGCCAGCGTGAGATAGAACGAGCAGCCGTGGTACACTACAACGGCAACTTGAAACCATGGCTCGAGATAGGCTTACCCAAGTACCGAAGTTACTGGACAAAATATGTAGACTATGACAAGGCTTTCATACGAGAATGCAACATCAATCCATAG